In the Methylomonas rhizoryzae genome, one interval contains:
- a CDS encoding response regulator transcription factor, protein MAETHCLIVDDSKMSRMMVRKIILDAHPDWLLTEAENGRIAIELAEKNNYQIILLDYNMPVLEGGKAAEILRPLQPQAKIAFLTANVQEAVKNLAVKLQIDFIPKPITEEKIRNYVG, encoded by the coding sequence ATGGCAGAAACCCATTGTTTGATCGTCGACGACAGCAAAATGTCTCGCATGATGGTGCGTAAAATCATTTTGGACGCGCATCCGGATTGGCTGCTCACCGAGGCGGAAAATGGCCGGATCGCGATAGAGTTGGCCGAAAAAAACAACTACCAGATCATATTGTTGGACTACAACATGCCGGTACTGGAAGGCGGCAAAGCGGCCGAAATCCTCCGGCCTTTACAGCCGCAAGCCAAAATCGCATTTTTAACCGCCAACGTGCAAGAGGCGGTTAAGAATTTGGCCGTCAAATTACAAATCGACTTCATCCCCAAACCCATCACCGAAGAAAAGATCAGAAATTATGTGGGATAA
- a CDS encoding chemotaxis protein CheC produces MWDNAEASHADFLDAVAEVLNVGMGYAAAVLSEMVNEEVRLSVPQVMFVSRPDALTHLQSKTHKEVSGVSQHFEGLMGGDVLLLFPEDKSLELVRAVLQQDLSFEELTEMEQEAMTEIGNVILNGCLCSIADMFQQQISGGIPEFVKGSIGSILTQDKLLDKVEACVLLLNMEFSLDRKQVEGYVSFLMDMDSMLAFRNSVKTFLDM; encoded by the coding sequence ATGTGGGATAACGCCGAAGCGTCGCACGCAGATTTTTTGGATGCCGTCGCGGAAGTGCTAAACGTCGGCATGGGCTATGCCGCCGCGGTGCTTAGCGAGATGGTCAACGAAGAAGTCAGATTAAGCGTACCCCAAGTCATGTTCGTCAGCAGGCCCGATGCACTGACACATCTACAAAGCAAAACCCATAAAGAAGTCAGCGGAGTCAGTCAGCATTTCGAGGGCCTGATGGGCGGTGACGTGCTGCTGCTGTTTCCGGAAGACAAAAGCCTGGAACTGGTACGCGCGGTACTGCAACAGGATTTGTCCTTCGAAGAGTTGACGGAAATGGAACAGGAAGCCATGACCGAAATCGGCAACGTGATTTTGAACGGTTGTTTGTGCAGCATCGCCGACATGTTTCAGCAGCAAATTTCCGGCGGCATTCCGGAATTCGTTAAAGGCTCGATCGGCAGCATCCTGACCCAGGATAAATTGCTGGATAAAGTGGAAGCCTGCGTTTTGCTATTGAACATGGAATTTTCCCTGGATAGAAAACAGGTGGAAGGCTATGTATCGTTCCTAATGGACATGGACTCCATGCTCGCGTTTAGAAACAGCGTAAAAACCTTTTTGGACATGTAA
- a CDS encoding PAS domain-containing hybrid sensor histidine kinase/response regulator — protein sequence MQSNVSTDSDIYQAIFDHCQLGLIVTDAQQRIVAWNPWVAKFSGLKPDLVLGKLLPEVFPDLEGGSLQRAIKVALSHGMSSVISHSLNPNALPLFTSAGHPIDQQIKIKPIGDDKAKRRCLIQINDITSAVKRDRQLLDNVAELTYQKHVLDLHAIVGVTDAVGKFSYVNDLFCASSGYSREELLGQTPELLHSDAHPAEFFDSMRQTIQSGQVWKGDVCCRNKMGDRYWVSTTIVPDTSASGAPSRYFMVSTDITERKRAEDAAHAAAIAKSQFLANMSHEIRTPMNAILGLTRRVMETELSQEQREQLLKVKKSGQALLRIINDVLDFSRFESSNLVLERVPVQLETALLEVSDLFGAQIAEKGLEIFVDIDPATPLCVLTDPLRLNQILSNLVGNAVKFTERGEIDIAVQPERLSDDAVVLRFSVRDTGIGLTSEQCRHLFTPFVQADSSITRKYGGSGLGLAIAKKLVELMDGKIELDSRIGQGTSVTFCITAGIAPETSQCPNHYPKDLHKLKGKRVLIADDLASSRRILSRLLSDWGLETVLAGSGLEAISLIRDANRQGKPFYAALLDWRMPGLNGLDTAARLKAIGSETGPPSKLRVVIITAYDKHGMLQNPLMPHVDAVLTKPVMPSMLFDALLDAHTTQPTASQDEGTQHFAGLQVLLVEDHDINQELAASFLQKRGIDVTIACDGAEALAIVKQGHAFDLVLMDIHMPVMGGLEATQLIRELPQGRNLPIVAMTAAVLAEDRQQCLAAGMNDFIPKPVNPAELVRVLNAYTQTAPARSLPTAVPKVDRTILDVAQSLKRLDGDTFLRGRLMQGFIERYHAIDDQLAELLSKNLSAAAADLLHALKGVAANLGAVALAEQSGRMLETLRRGADHLDLTHFQSVLQETMRQMQAFIATDSTSPTLPIPAEPTVETDEIMASIETYLKTHEVIPDQLLQALLDMADSDKAYATAVQRLLYHIDNFDYPEALRTMAALKPYPENLP from the coding sequence ATGCAAAGCAACGTCAGTACGGATTCTGATATTTACCAAGCCATTTTCGATCACTGCCAATTGGGACTGATCGTCACCGACGCTCAACAACGCATCGTGGCATGGAATCCTTGGGTAGCGAAATTCAGCGGCCTGAAACCTGATCTGGTACTGGGTAAATTGCTGCCGGAGGTTTTTCCGGACTTGGAAGGCGGCAGCCTGCAGCGCGCGATTAAAGTAGCCCTCAGTCACGGCATGTCGTCCGTGATTTCGCATAGTTTGAATCCGAACGCACTCCCCTTGTTTACCTCGGCGGGTCATCCCATCGATCAGCAGATCAAAATCAAGCCGATAGGCGACGACAAGGCCAAGCGGCGCTGTTTGATTCAGATCAACGACATCACTTCTGCAGTCAAACGCGACCGGCAATTGCTGGACAACGTCGCCGAACTGACTTACCAAAAACATGTACTCGATTTACACGCCATCGTAGGGGTTACCGATGCCGTCGGTAAGTTCAGCTACGTGAACGACTTGTTTTGCGCCAGCAGCGGCTATAGCCGAGAGGAATTGCTGGGCCAAACTCCGGAGCTTTTACATTCCGACGCACATCCGGCCGAGTTTTTCGACAGCATGCGCCAAACCATCCAAAGCGGCCAGGTTTGGAAAGGCGACGTCTGCTGCCGCAATAAAATGGGGGATCGCTATTGGGTTTCCACCACCATAGTCCCAGACACCAGCGCTAGCGGCGCACCCAGCCGGTATTTCATGGTCAGTACCGACATCACCGAACGCAAGCGAGCCGAGGACGCCGCCCACGCCGCCGCAATCGCCAAATCGCAATTCTTGGCGAACATGAGCCACGAGATCCGCACGCCCATGAATGCCATTCTCGGCTTGACCCGCCGGGTCATGGAAACCGAGTTGAGCCAAGAGCAACGCGAGCAACTGCTCAAGGTGAAAAAGTCCGGTCAGGCCTTGCTGCGCATCATCAACGACGTGCTGGATTTTTCCCGCTTCGAATCATCCAACCTTGTCCTGGAACGAGTCCCGGTGCAGCTGGAAACCGCGTTGTTGGAAGTATCCGACTTGTTCGGCGCGCAAATAGCGGAAAAAGGTCTGGAAATCTTCGTCGACATCGATCCGGCCACGCCGCTGTGCGTGCTGACCGACCCTTTACGCCTTAACCAGATTTTGAGCAATCTAGTCGGCAATGCCGTTAAATTTACCGAACGCGGCGAAATCGACATAGCGGTGCAACCCGAACGTCTCAGCGACGATGCCGTCGTGTTGAGATTCTCGGTCCGCGACACCGGCATAGGCTTAACGAGCGAGCAATGCCGACATTTATTCACCCCGTTCGTGCAAGCCGACAGTTCCATCACCCGTAAATACGGCGGAAGCGGTTTGGGCTTGGCGATTGCGAAAAAACTGGTGGAATTGATGGACGGCAAAATCGAACTGGACAGTCGCATAGGGCAAGGCACTTCGGTCACGTTTTGCATCACAGCCGGCATCGCGCCGGAAACCTCGCAATGTCCCAACCACTACCCGAAAGACTTGCACAAACTGAAAGGCAAGCGCGTGCTGATCGCGGACGACTTAGCGTCTTCGCGGCGAATATTGTCGCGCTTATTGAGCGACTGGGGCTTGGAAACCGTGCTGGCCGGCTCGGGCTTGGAGGCCATTTCCTTAATCCGGGACGCTAATCGTCAAGGCAAACCGTTTTACGCCGCGTTACTGGATTGGCGCATGCCCGGCTTAAACGGTTTGGACACCGCCGCTCGGCTTAAAGCCATAGGCAGCGAGACCGGCCCGCCCTCCAAGCTGCGCGTCGTCATCATCACCGCATACGACAAACACGGCATGCTGCAAAATCCGTTAATGCCCCATGTAGATGCCGTTTTGACCAAGCCGGTTATGCCGTCGATGCTGTTCGACGCCTTGCTGGACGCACACACTACGCAACCGACCGCCAGCCAAGACGAGGGGACGCAACATTTCGCGGGCTTGCAGGTGCTATTGGTGGAAGACCACGACATCAACCAAGAATTAGCCGCAAGCTTTTTACAAAAGCGCGGCATTGATGTGACCATCGCTTGCGACGGCGCCGAAGCGCTCGCCATCGTCAAACAGGGACACGCGTTCGATCTGGTATTGATGGATATACATATGCCGGTCATGGGCGGCTTGGAGGCCACCCAACTGATCCGGGAATTACCCCAGGGCCGCAACTTACCCATAGTCGCGATGACCGCGGCGGTTTTAGCGGAAGACAGGCAGCAGTGTTTAGCAGCCGGCATGAACGACTTCATCCCCAAACCCGTCAATCCGGCCGAACTGGTTCGAGTACTCAACGCTTATACGCAAACAGCGCCTGCCCGCAGTTTGCCCACCGCCGTCCCTAAGGTCGACCGGACGATTTTGGACGTTGCGCAAAGCCTCAAACGCCTGGACGGAGACACATTTTTACGCGGCCGACTGATGCAGGGTTTCATCGAACGTTATCACGCAATCGACGACCAACTCGCCGAGTTGTTAAGTAAAAATCTCAGCGCCGCCGCGGCGGATCTACTGCATGCCTTAAAAGGCGTCGCCGCCAATTTAGGCGCCGTAGCGCTCGCGGAACAATCCGGCCGGATGTTGGAAACGCTACGGCGCGGAGCCGACCATCTCGACCTCACGCATTTTCAAAGCGTTTTGCAGGAAACCATGCGGCAAATGCAGGCCTTCATCGCCACCGATTCGACAAGCCCCACCTTACCTATACCAGCCGAGCCCACTGTCGAGACCGATGAAATCATGGCCTCGATAGAAACTTACTTGAAAACGCACGAAGTCATTCCCGACCAACTGCTGCAAGCCTTGCTGGATATGGCCGATAGCGATAAAGCCTACGCGACGGCCGTGCAGCGCCTACTCTATCACATCGACAATTTCGACTACCCTGAAGCGCTACGGACCATGGCCGCCCTCAAACCGTATCCGGAAAACCTACCATGA
- a CDS encoding GGDEF/EAL domain-containing response regulator: MSNGMLETQTGKPLVLLVDDLPANLHVLVAALKADFRLKTATNGVTALELTRNLNDQPKLVVLDVKMPGMSGIEVLRRMREEPATRDIPVILLSADTSEQNELAGLHFGAEDYLVKPVSPNVLSVRVHNQIQRHADRVQLRLAAHVFEYSGEAIMITNRENRIVDVNSAFTTLTGYSKAEVLGSDPKFLSSGHTSQEQYKKMWSAIRQHGFWQGELWDRRKNGEVYPKMMTISVVRDSTGTIEFHLANFVDITHLKEAHARFEHLAHHDPLTGLPNRLHLQMYLEQSMLIAKRNAEQLAVMLLDLDRFKNINDTLGHTVGDQLLIQVASRLKSCMREYDLVARLGGDEFVVVVRGAKVRNVAAAVAEKICQQLSTPFNLEPHTLRTATSIGIAIYPDNAEHMEGLMKNADTAMYFAKSEGGNLFRFFASPMIQKVYEKVELENHLHEALENRELELYYQPQVTLPEQKIIGAEVLLRWRHPERGFISPAVFIPLAEETNQIHKIGEWVLEQACRQAVEWAQTGLPIRRISVNVSAKQFQNKGLYDTIRRIQATTNLPLDCLELELEITETAVVTSPGEAGVLLQSFRNSGILVALDDFGQGYSSLGQLKNLPLDRLKIDAAFVRDIGSDFTDKNNGAIAAATIALAHNLGFEVIAEGVETEQHLAFLIEHGCDEAQGYFFGKPMPKAEFEALLRAQSQHDL, translated from the coding sequence ATGAGCAACGGCATGCTGGAAACGCAAACCGGCAAACCCCTGGTTTTGCTGGTAGACGACCTGCCGGCTAATTTGCACGTGTTGGTTGCCGCGTTAAAAGCCGACTTTCGGCTGAAAACCGCGACGAATGGCGTCACCGCGTTGGAGCTTACCCGCAACCTGAACGATCAGCCAAAACTGGTGGTGTTGGACGTCAAAATGCCCGGTATGAGCGGCATAGAGGTATTGCGCCGCATGCGCGAGGAACCCGCCACCCGCGACATTCCGGTCATTTTGCTCAGTGCGGATACCTCCGAACAAAACGAACTGGCCGGCTTGCATTTCGGCGCCGAAGATTATCTGGTCAAACCCGTGTCGCCCAACGTATTGTCGGTAAGAGTCCATAACCAGATTCAACGCCACGCCGACCGGGTTCAATTACGCTTGGCCGCGCATGTCTTCGAATACAGCGGCGAGGCCATCATGATCACCAATCGGGAAAACCGGATCGTCGACGTCAATTCGGCCTTCACTACCCTCACCGGCTATTCCAAAGCTGAAGTATTAGGTTCTGACCCCAAGTTTTTATCATCCGGCCACACCTCGCAGGAACAGTACAAAAAAATGTGGAGCGCTATCCGGCAACACGGATTTTGGCAAGGAGAGCTATGGGACAGGCGCAAAAACGGCGAGGTTTATCCCAAGATGATGACCATCTCCGTGGTGCGCGACAGCACCGGCACCATCGAATTTCACTTGGCCAACTTCGTCGACATCACCCATTTAAAAGAAGCCCACGCCCGCTTCGAGCATCTGGCTCACCACGACCCCTTGACCGGACTGCCCAACCGCTTGCACCTGCAAATGTATTTGGAACAATCGATGCTGATCGCCAAACGCAACGCCGAGCAGTTGGCGGTGATGCTGCTGGACCTGGATCGATTCAAAAACATCAACGATACCTTGGGACACACGGTCGGCGACCAACTGTTGATTCAAGTCGCCAGTCGGCTCAAATCCTGTATGCGCGAATACGACTTGGTCGCGCGTCTGGGCGGCGACGAATTCGTCGTGGTGGTGCGCGGCGCCAAGGTACGCAATGTTGCCGCGGCGGTGGCCGAAAAGATTTGCCAGCAGCTCAGCACTCCGTTCAACCTGGAACCGCATACCTTGCGGACCGCGACCAGTATCGGCATCGCCATTTACCCGGACAACGCCGAACACATGGAAGGGCTGATGAAAAACGCCGACACGGCGATGTATTTCGCCAAATCGGAAGGCGGCAATTTATTTCGCTTCTTCGCCAGCCCCATGATTCAAAAAGTCTACGAAAAAGTGGAATTGGAAAATCATTTGCACGAAGCCTTGGAAAATCGGGAATTGGAGCTTTATTACCAACCGCAAGTCACCTTGCCCGAGCAAAAAATCATCGGCGCGGAAGTATTGCTGCGCTGGCGCCATCCGGAACGCGGCTTTATTTCTCCCGCCGTGTTCATTCCGCTGGCGGAAGAAACCAATCAAATCCACAAAATCGGCGAATGGGTTCTGGAGCAAGCCTGCCGCCAAGCGGTCGAATGGGCACAAACCGGCTTGCCGATCAGGCGCATCAGCGTCAACGTATCCGCCAAACAATTTCAAAACAAAGGCTTGTACGATACGATCAGACGCATCCAAGCGACAACCAATCTACCGCTGGACTGTTTGGAGTTGGAACTGGAAATTACCGAAACCGCCGTGGTCACCTCACCCGGTGAAGCCGGAGTCTTACTGCAATCGTTTCGCAATAGCGGCATTTTGGTGGCATTGGACGATTTCGGACAGGGTTATTCTTCGTTGGGTCAATTAAAGAATCTACCCTTGGATCGTTTGAAAATCGACGCAGCTTTCGTCCGCGACATCGGTAGCGATTTTACCGATAAAAACAACGGGGCCATTGCCGCCGCCACCATCGCTTTAGCTCACAATCTGGGCTTTGAGGTGATTGCCGAAGGGGTGGAAACCGAACAACACCTGGCATTTCTAATCGAACACGGTTGCGATGAGGCGCAAGGCTATTTCTTCGGCAAACCCATGCCGAAGGCCGAATTCGAAGCCCTGTTGCGCGCACAGTCGCAGCACGACCTGTAG
- a CDS encoding LysR substrate-binding domain-containing protein, translating to MNLRDLRYLIAVADLRSFVQAAERCYISQPTLSTQIKKMEDDLGVQIFERSNKKVLLTEAGSLIVESARRILREVDHIKELAENVQDPYAGNLRIGAFPTLSTYVFPGLVPLIRETLPRIRLILVEEKTEALMHKLKNGDIDMALLALPIADDFLQHEELFEDEFLLAVATDHELAKASQVQLSDLAGQKHMLLLEEGHCLRGHALKICRLHGVEEYQDVRATGLETLRQMVRAGSGITFMPRIAVRQQEQGIRYIPFRPPVPSRSIGLVWRKTSHRGQLIAVVADLIKKVQADCRAAA from the coding sequence ATGAACCTTAGAGACCTTCGTTATTTAATCGCCGTGGCCGATTTGCGCAGTTTTGTCCAAGCTGCGGAGCGCTGTTACATTAGCCAGCCGACTCTAAGCACCCAAATCAAAAAAATGGAAGACGATTTAGGCGTGCAAATATTTGAGCGCAGCAATAAAAAAGTCTTGCTGACCGAGGCGGGGAGCCTGATTGTGGAATCGGCGCGACGGATTCTGCGCGAAGTCGATCACATCAAAGAGCTGGCCGAAAACGTGCAAGACCCTTACGCCGGCAATTTACGCATCGGCGCTTTTCCCACCTTGTCCACATACGTGTTTCCGGGCTTGGTCCCGTTGATCCGCGAGACTTTGCCGCGTATACGGTTGATATTGGTGGAGGAAAAAACCGAGGCCTTGATGCATAAGCTAAAAAACGGCGACATCGATATGGCCTTGCTGGCGCTGCCGATCGCCGATGACTTTTTGCAGCACGAAGAATTATTCGAAGACGAATTCTTGTTGGCGGTCGCTACCGATCACGAATTGGCAAAAGCGAGCCAAGTACAGCTATCCGACCTGGCCGGTCAAAAACACATGTTGTTGCTGGAAGAAGGCCATTGCTTGCGCGGACACGCGTTGAAAATTTGTCGGTTGCACGGGGTGGAGGAATACCAGGACGTGCGGGCGACCGGATTGGAGACTTTGCGGCAAATGGTGAGGGCCGGCAGCGGCATTACCTTCATGCCGAGGATTGCCGTGCGCCAACAGGAACAGGGGATACGTTACATTCCGTTTCGGCCGCCGGTACCTAGCCGCAGCATAGGCTTGGTGTGGCGTAAAACCAGCCACCGCGGGCAATTGATCGCGGTGGTGGCCGATCTGATAAAGAAGGTGCAAGCCGATTGTCGCGCTGCGGCTTAA
- a CDS encoding efflux transporter outer membrane subunit, with product MNNRVLTPLTILSLASLIACTPTRVGDQVALNSPASWQHAANAKTAQTTETVDLKTWWQGFNDPLLNELIDQALAANHDLKIAAARVREANAMVTVAEAALYPSLDFSLSGGREKRIDRIVGVPGGQGIQLITPTADAVSGGLAARWEIDVFGGRHLEAEAAAAQAEGSREGLHAAQVGLLAQVATNYLELRGVQQRTGILQSNIALQRERLRTLQVFVKAGLANEADVARQQTLLQGTEATLPQLVNAGQKLIHRLGVLQGEPPESLEQRLTVTGPLPKQAPTMPKLLPADLLAQRPDLRLAQTEVSAAAASLGAARADLYPKLVLSASGGVGALAVGGFPSLGESVYALGSGLSAPIFNAGRIRAHIAAADARLDQVAANFEKTFLLALEDVENAFVTHRAATDSLGQLTTAEASAEKAYRLVDALYQRGAGDYLAVLDAQRSKLVVSDERAKAETAAGVAMVSLYRAFGGGWTIASSDRGIDKASIR from the coding sequence ATGAATAATAGAGTTTTAACACCGCTAACCATCCTGTCCCTGGCTAGTCTAATCGCCTGTACGCCGACCCGCGTCGGCGACCAAGTCGCGCTCAATAGCCCGGCAAGCTGGCAACACGCGGCTAATGCCAAAACCGCGCAAACCACAGAAACGGTTGACTTGAAGACTTGGTGGCAAGGTTTCAACGATCCCTTACTGAATGAATTGATAGACCAAGCCTTGGCCGCCAACCACGATCTGAAGATCGCCGCCGCTCGCGTTCGCGAAGCCAACGCGATGGTCACCGTCGCCGAAGCGGCGCTGTATCCCAGTCTGGATTTCTCACTCTCTGGCGGCCGGGAAAAGCGCATCGACCGGATAGTCGGCGTGCCGGGCGGGCAAGGCATCCAATTGATTACACCGACCGCCGATGCGGTTAGCGGCGGATTGGCGGCGCGCTGGGAAATCGACGTGTTCGGCGGCCGGCATTTGGAAGCGGAAGCTGCCGCCGCGCAAGCCGAGGGTAGCCGGGAAGGCTTGCATGCGGCGCAGGTCGGTCTGCTGGCCCAGGTAGCAACCAACTATCTGGAGCTGCGCGGGGTGCAGCAACGTACCGGCATTCTGCAAAGCAATATAGCCTTGCAGCGCGAACGGCTGAGGACTTTACAGGTATTTGTTAAAGCCGGACTCGCTAACGAGGCGGATGTGGCCCGCCAGCAAACCTTGTTGCAGGGCACTGAAGCGACACTGCCGCAACTGGTCAACGCCGGGCAAAAGCTGATTCATCGTTTGGGCGTATTGCAGGGCGAGCCGCCGGAAAGCCTGGAACAGCGGCTGACCGTCACCGGCCCGTTGCCGAAACAAGCGCCAACCATGCCCAAGCTGTTGCCGGCCGATCTATTGGCGCAACGGCCGGATTTGCGTCTCGCGCAAACCGAAGTCAGCGCCGCAGCGGCTAGCCTTGGGGCGGCGCGGGCCGATCTCTATCCGAAACTGGTGCTGTCGGCCAGTGGCGGCGTCGGCGCGCTGGCGGTCGGCGGTTTTCCGAGTCTGGGCGAGAGCGTTTATGCGCTGGGCTCCGGCCTTTCCGCGCCGATCTTCAACGCCGGACGCATCCGCGCCCATATCGCCGCCGCCGATGCGCGGCTGGATCAGGTCGCGGCCAATTTCGAGAAGACTTTTTTGCTGGCATTGGAAGACGTGGAAAACGCCTTCGTTACCCATCGTGCCGCCACGGATAGCCTGGGCCAATTGACTACAGCTGAAGCCTCGGCGGAAAAAGCCTACCGGCTGGTCGACGCCTTGTATCAACGCGGTGCGGGCGATTATCTGGCCGTTCTGGATGCCCAACGTAGCAAGCTGGTCGTCAGCGACGAACGCGCCAAAGCCGAAACGGCGGCCGGCGTGGCGATGGTGTCACTGTATCGAGCGTTCGGCGGTGGCTGGACAATTGCTTCATCGGATAGAGGTATCGATAAAGCCTCGATACGGTAA